A genomic segment from Leptolyngbya boryana PCC 6306 encodes:
- the aroF gene encoding 3-deoxy-7-phosphoheptulonate synthase — MKDARLVRKTESTSNSIVSLSNSVAIGGEAIVIIGGPCAVESLEQMETIARELKSAPIQALRGGVYKPRTSPYSFQGSGLAGLEILATVRQRYDLPVVTEVMAISQIEEIAQYADMLQVGSRNMQNFDLLKALGQTDKPILLKRGLAATIEEFVMAAEYIMSHGNPNVVLCERGIRSFDNYTRNVLDLGAVAALKQITHLPVIVDPSHAAGRRELIADLSRAAIACGADGLIIECHPEPDQSVSDAQQALSIESMMQLVQSVQPVAKAVGRTVYEGCFAIA, encoded by the coding sequence ATGAAAGACGCTAGATTAGTCCGCAAAACTGAGTCCACTTCCAACTCAATCGTGTCTCTGTCAAATAGTGTTGCCATTGGCGGCGAAGCGATCGTGATTATTGGTGGCCCTTGTGCCGTCGAGAGTTTGGAACAGATGGAAACGATCGCACGGGAATTAAAATCGGCTCCGATTCAAGCATTACGGGGAGGTGTGTACAAGCCACGCACTTCCCCTTATTCTTTCCAGGGTTCTGGTTTAGCTGGACTGGAAATCTTAGCAACCGTTCGTCAGCGCTATGATTTGCCGGTCGTCACAGAAGTCATGGCAATTTCTCAAATTGAAGAGATCGCTCAATATGCTGACATGCTGCAAGTGGGCAGCCGGAATATGCAGAATTTCGATTTGCTCAAGGCTTTGGGACAGACGGATAAGCCGATTCTCCTGAAGCGAGGACTCGCAGCAACGATCGAAGAATTCGTGATGGCAGCCGAGTACATCATGAGCCACGGCAATCCGAATGTCGTGCTGTGTGAGCGAGGAATTCGCAGCTTCGATAACTACACCCGCAATGTTTTGGATTTGGGTGCTGTAGCTGCGTTGAAGCAAATTACGCATTTACCTGTGATTGTTGATCCGAGCCATGCGGCAGGTCGGCGAGAATTGATTGCAGATTTGTCGAGAGCCGCGATCGCGTGTGGAGCAGATGGATTAATCATTGAGTGTCATCCCGAACCTGATCAATCGGTTTCAGATGCACAACAGGCTTTGTCGATCGAGAGCATGATGCAGTTGGTGCAAAGTGTGCAGCCTGTGGCAAAAGCAGTGGGTCGAACCGTCTATGAAGGATGTTTCGCGATCGCTTAG
- the remA gene encoding extracellular matrix/biofilm regulator RemA: MTEIKLINIGFGNIVSASRVIAIVSPESAPIKRIISDARTGEKLIDATYGRRTRAVIVMDSGHVVLSAIQPETVAHRFLEG; the protein is encoded by the coding sequence ATGACGGAGATCAAACTCATTAACATCGGCTTTGGCAACATCGTCTCCGCCAGCCGAGTCATCGCGATCGTCAGTCCCGAATCCGCACCCATTAAGCGTATCATCAGCGACGCCCGTACAGGGGAGAAGCTGATCGATGCCACCTATGGACGCAGAACCCGCGCTGTCATTGTCATGGACTCCGGTCACGTCGTCCTTTCAGCGATCCAACCTGAGACAGTTGCGCATCGTTTTTTAGAAGGGTAG
- a CDS encoding Rqc2 family fibronectin-binding protein yields MQPVDFTTLMAVCAELRSQWLPARFEQAYQRDRFTVLLALRTLKQRGWLTLSWHPQAARMHMSEPPPRDPDTFTFSQQLRHQLGGLALVAIEPVSPWERAIDLQFAHRPGEPALWHLYIEIMGQYSNAILVNQENAIVTAAHQVSSNQSSVRPIQTGQPYELPPARLDPAPSLAEDFERWKSRIALVPGAIRKNLVKAYRGLSSSLVLSMVKAAEIQPDRLTDEMSDGEWQRLFECWQFWLKSLEAENFQPGFTSSGYTVLWGQGETSVQNMIDRYYRDQLNQQVFTQLLHQITQRLNAVLGKLRVKAEGFESRLDRSDRADQAKQQADLLMAHLHLWEPGMQSIELCDFETGEPVTIPLDPEKNAVLNAQSLYKQHQKLKRTRAAIEPLLKAVQDEMFYLEEIETAIAQFDRYETPDDLKALEEIRDELVQEGYLEGSEYRKATTQQDSETQPYRYKTPGGFELLIGRNNRQNDQLTFRTATEYDLWFHTQEIPGSHVLLRLEPGAIADEQDLQFTANLAAFHSRARQSEQVPVVYTEPKHVYKPKGAKPGTVIYKQERVIWGQPQQGREFAISHRPIS; encoded by the coding sequence ATGCAACCAGTTGATTTCACAACGCTAATGGCGGTCTGTGCGGAATTGCGATCGCAGTGGCTTCCAGCCAGATTTGAACAGGCGTATCAGCGCGATCGCTTTACAGTTTTATTGGCGTTGCGAACGCTAAAGCAGCGGGGATGGTTAACTCTATCCTGGCATCCGCAGGCAGCCCGGATGCATATGAGTGAGCCGCCGCCTCGCGATCCGGATACATTCACATTTAGTCAGCAATTGCGGCATCAGCTAGGTGGATTAGCCTTGGTCGCGATCGAGCCTGTTTCTCCTTGGGAAAGAGCGATCGATTTGCAGTTCGCTCATCGTCCTGGGGAGCCTGCGCTATGGCATCTCTATATTGAAATTATGGGTCAGTATAGCAATGCCATCTTGGTGAATCAGGAAAATGCAATTGTTACAGCAGCTCATCAGGTGAGTTCCAATCAATCGAGTGTGCGTCCGATTCAGACAGGGCAGCCGTATGAGTTGCCGCCTGCTCGACTCGATCCGGCTCCGAGTTTGGCAGAAGATTTTGAACGTTGGAAATCGAGAATTGCTCTTGTTCCAGGTGCAATTCGGAAAAATCTGGTCAAAGCTTATCGAGGATTAAGTTCTTCGCTGGTTTTATCGATGGTTAAAGCGGCAGAAATTCAGCCAGATCGCTTAACTGATGAAATGTCTGACGGTGAATGGCAACGATTATTTGAATGTTGGCAATTTTGGTTGAAATCGCTTGAAGCTGAGAATTTTCAGCCAGGATTTACTTCGTCCGGCTATACAGTGCTCTGGGGTCAGGGAGAAACGAGCGTTCAGAACATGATCGATCGCTATTATCGCGATCAGTTGAATCAGCAGGTTTTTACTCAACTGCTTCACCAGATCACTCAGCGATTAAATGCTGTCCTTGGAAAGCTACGAGTCAAAGCAGAAGGATTTGAGAGTCGATTAGACCGCTCAGATCGAGCAGACCAAGCGAAGCAACAAGCGGACTTGCTCATGGCTCATTTACATCTGTGGGAGCCAGGTATGCAATCCATCGAGCTTTGCGATTTTGAAACCGGGGAGCCTGTAACCATCCCACTCGATCCAGAAAAGAATGCAGTTCTGAATGCTCAAAGCCTTTACAAGCAGCACCAGAAATTAAAGCGAACTCGTGCCGCGATCGAACCTTTATTAAAAGCGGTTCAAGATGAGATGTTTTATTTAGAAGAGATTGAAACGGCGATCGCGCAATTCGATCGCTACGAAACTCCAGACGATTTGAAAGCGCTCGAAGAGATCCGGGATGAATTAGTTCAGGAAGGCTATCTCGAAGGCTCTGAGTATCGAAAAGCGACAACTCAGCAAGATTCTGAAACTCAACCCTACCGCTACAAAACGCCAGGCGGATTTGAGCTTTTGATCGGTCGGAATAATCGCCAGAATGATCAACTCACGTTCCGAACGGCGACGGAATACGATTTGTGGTTTCACACTCAAGAAATTCCGGGCAGTCATGTTTTGTTGAGACTGGAACCGGGAGCGATCGCAGATGAACAAGATCTGCAATTTACGGCAAATTTAGCCGCGTTTCATAGCCGTGCCCGTCAAAGCGAACAAGTTCCCGTAGTTTACACAGAACCAAAACACGTTTATAAACCGAAGGGCGCAAAGCCTGGAACCGTTATCTATAAACAGGAGCGGGTCATTTGGGGGCAACCGCAGCAGGGTAGAGAATTTGCGATATCGCACCGACCGATTAGCTAG